Proteins encoded together in one Psychrobacter sp. 28M-43 window:
- a CDS encoding DNA translocase FtsK, producing MISAPLIEYLKKGMFTLLGLILAVYLFVILMTYTGNDPSWSHISSDMTTINNMGGEAGAWLSDLLYSFFGFGAWWFLAFVVYESILIWWENKPTFWLMRLVAYVFLLLSASALFAQLVSLVQQVTNPDAIGLEGVAGGIIGLELQARLAQLLSQWGSVVFLAVFVVITATFAFNIHWMTIYQKVRALSWLGSGVKSQDTIDATEPSIALQGDSQNLDESVDKKVEHEQLPLELQSAENTSGTQDVSSSGRFGSVLSDFLATSGLADSVKASVIAAKAAATPNSSKGEQVDTDTGSLNNSTDNTVNSTVQPLVSNLTAPVARKVEPSFAWNDANTVDDLLASEQMAYSANSTDSSAMPVPNYSQTGTSATASLEKSVPTTVTTTTMEAVAQPDIHDKESLAQSSIFESVHSDLASQPLIEPAEPKISATNETAEVDKLAEAWLAEHADISEPTESIVGTSEDSTPIQETVAAELVVQEKTPEPIVEEPISFVQDSANQLSDTPVELPHTEKTAVVSEPEVAPVTVETEPALSDLSDLSDVSDMTPTNTPPANPKAAPTVEAASPVASMQPITPAKPSVSFAVPEGDSSNHITDMMPDDDSLSDDMTVPVMPHISDDAAFSQKSRSMQTAAYRSSLTPIPEVSILDKPDPDRKPSYTIAELEQLSELLEIKLQEFNVKASVVNAIPGPVVTRFEVELAAGVKASKVTGISRDLARSLSMASLRVVEVIPGKPYIGIEVPNKKREMVRLIELLNTETFKDPKAQISMAMGKDIGGNPIITDLARAPHMLVAGTTGSGKSVLVNSMLLSMLLKYTPNELRLILIDPKQLELANYNDIPHLLTPVVTDMTEAASALSWCVAEMERRYQLMSLLKVRKLNEFNKKVIAAEKSGNPMLDPLWRPNDSVSISQAPKLKTLPMIVIVADEFADMIMQVGKQAEELITRLAQKSRAAGIHLMLATQRPSVDVITGLIKANIPVRAALRVNSKVDSRTILDSGGAEDMLGNGDMLFLGPGQIEPDRVHGAYVSDEEVNRVCDAWRERGAPDYIDNMAGNFELSSPGGGSTANASGEDDDLYDDAVAFIMETRKVSASSIQRKFSIGYNRAARIVDSMEEAGLVSSMGKSGKRELLM from the coding sequence ATGACTTATACAGGCAACGATCCTAGCTGGTCGCACATCAGTAGTGATATGACCACGATTAATAATATGGGCGGCGAGGCAGGCGCATGGTTATCCGATTTGCTTTATAGCTTTTTTGGGTTTGGTGCTTGGTGGTTTTTGGCATTTGTGGTTTATGAATCTATCTTGATTTGGTGGGAAAACAAGCCAACGTTTTGGCTCATGCGATTGGTCGCTTATGTGTTTTTGCTATTAAGTGCTAGCGCATTATTTGCACAATTGGTCTCTTTAGTTCAGCAAGTCACGAACCCTGACGCAATCGGCCTCGAAGGTGTCGCTGGTGGTATCATCGGGCTAGAGTTACAGGCGCGTTTGGCACAGCTGCTATCGCAGTGGGGGAGTGTGGTTTTCTTGGCAGTATTCGTTGTGATTACTGCTACGTTTGCCTTTAATATCCATTGGATGACGATATATCAAAAGGTTCGTGCACTATCATGGCTTGGCTCAGGTGTAAAAAGTCAGGATACTATCGACGCTACTGAACCGAGTATTGCATTACAAGGTGATAGCCAAAACTTAGATGAGTCGGTAGATAAAAAAGTAGAGCATGAGCAGCTGCCACTTGAGTTACAGTCTGCTGAAAATACTAGCGGTACTCAAGACGTCAGCAGTAGCGGACGTTTCGGTAGTGTATTGTCAGACTTTTTGGCAACATCAGGATTGGCAGATAGTGTCAAAGCCTCCGTTATCGCAGCAAAAGCAGCGGCGACACCTAATAGCTCAAAAGGTGAGCAGGTAGATACCGATACAGGCTCGCTTAATAACTCTACTGATAATACGGTTAATAGTACAGTCCAGCCATTAGTTTCAAACTTGACCGCACCTGTTGCTCGCAAAGTTGAGCCAAGCTTTGCATGGAATGATGCCAATACGGTCGATGACTTACTAGCAAGTGAGCAGATGGCTTACAGTGCCAATAGCACGGACAGTTCGGCTATGCCTGTACCTAACTATTCCCAAACGGGTACTAGTGCCACAGCATCGTTAGAGAAATCAGTGCCTACTACTGTGACGACTACAACGATGGAAGCGGTTGCTCAACCAGATATACATGATAAAGAATCATTAGCTCAGTCATCAATTTTTGAGTCAGTGCATAGCGATTTAGCCAGTCAGCCACTCATTGAACCTGCTGAGCCTAAAATCTCTGCGACAAATGAGACTGCAGAAGTAGATAAGTTGGCAGAAGCATGGTTGGCAGAGCATGCTGATATATCAGAACCTACAGAGTCTATCGTAGGAACGTCTGAAGACTCTACGCCTATTCAGGAAACTGTAGCAGCTGAGCTGGTAGTGCAAGAGAAGACTCCAGAACCTATCGTAGAAGAGCCTATTAGTTTTGTACAGGATTCAGCCAATCAACTGTCTGATACGCCTGTAGAGTTGCCACATACTGAAAAGACAGCAGTAGTCTCTGAGCCTGAAGTTGCTCCGGTAACAGTAGAGACTGAGCCTGCATTGTCAGATTTGTCAGATTTGTCAGACGTTTCAGACATGACACCAACCAATACGCCTCCTGCCAATCCAAAAGCAGCACCTACTGTGGAGGCGGCCAGTCCTGTTGCTAGCATGCAACCTATAACGCCTGCCAAACCATCCGTCAGTTTTGCTGTTCCAGAAGGAGATAGCAGCAACCATATCACTGATATGATGCCAGACGATGACAGTCTTTCTGACGATATGACTGTGCCAGTTATGCCGCATATCAGTGATGATGCAGCCTTTAGCCAAAAGTCACGCTCGATGCAAACCGCCGCTTATCGCAGCAGTCTAACGCCTATTCCAGAGGTGTCGATATTAGACAAGCCTGATCCTGACCGCAAGCCCAGTTATACGATTGCTGAGCTTGAGCAATTGTCTGAGTTATTGGAAATTAAACTACAAGAATTCAATGTCAAAGCCTCGGTGGTCAATGCGATTCCAGGGCCTGTGGTCACTCGTTTTGAAGTGGAGCTGGCGGCTGGTGTCAAAGCCAGTAAGGTGACAGGGATTTCGCGTGACTTGGCGCGCTCACTCTCCATGGCGTCTTTGCGTGTGGTCGAAGTGATTCCGGGTAAACCGTACATCGGTATCGAAGTGCCGAACAAGAAACGTGAAATGGTACGTTTGATTGAATTGCTCAATACTGAAACGTTCAAAGACCCGAAAGCGCAGATTAGCATGGCGATGGGTAAAGACATCGGTGGTAATCCAATCATTACTGACCTTGCACGTGCGCCGCATATGCTGGTTGCTGGTACCACGGGCTCTGGTAAGTCAGTATTGGTCAACTCGATGCTACTATCGATGCTACTCAAATATACGCCCAATGAGCTTCGTCTTATTTTGATTGATCCAAAGCAGTTAGAGCTTGCCAACTATAACGATATTCCGCATTTACTAACGCCAGTAGTCACCGATATGACGGAAGCGGCCAGTGCCTTGTCATGGTGTGTGGCGGAGATGGAACGTCGCTATCAGCTAATGAGCTTGCTAAAGGTTCGTAAGCTCAATGAGTTCAACAAGAAGGTCATCGCGGCGGAAAAATCAGGTAATCCCATGCTCGATCCTCTATGGCGTCCAAATGACAGCGTAAGTATTAGCCAAGCACCCAAGCTAAAAACCTTACCAATGATTGTCATTGTCGCGGATGAGTTTGCTGATATGATTATGCAGGTTGGTAAACAGGCCGAAGAGCTCATCACACGTTTGGCGCAAAAATCGCGTGCTGCTGGTATTCATTTAATGCTAGCGACTCAGCGTCCATCAGTAGATGTTATTACAGGCCTGATTAAAGCCAACATTCCAGTGCGTGCAGCACTACGAGTCAACTCAAAAGTCGATTCACGTACGATTCTAGATAGTGGCGGTGCTGAGGACATGCTGGGTAACGGCGATATGTTGTTCTTAGGGCCAGGGCAGATTGAGCCGGATCGTGTACATGGTGCCTACGTCAGTGACGAAGAAGTCAATCGTGTCTGTGATGCGTGGCGTGAGCGCGGCGCGCCTGATTATATTGATAATATGGCAGGCAACTTTGAATTGTCTAGCCCAGGCGGTGGTAGTACAGCCAATGCCTCTGGTGAAGATGATGATTTATATGATGATGCCGTGGCCTTTATCATGGAAACACGTAAGGTGTCTGCCTCAAGCATTCAGCGTAAATTTAGTATCGGCTATAACCGTGCCGCTCGTATTGTCGACTCTATGGAAGAAGCTGGATTGGTCAGCTCGATGGGCAAAAGTGGCAAGCGTGAACTATTGATGTAG
- a CDS encoding amidase: MFKEYTQYDGLGLAALVNSGEVSAKELLDAAVHQANQINPKLNAIVHRFDERAYNAAQAGLPSGVFTGVPYLLKDLSFSFADEPITMGSRSVNIISEKDSEIVKRMKATGVNTFGKTNTPEFGLIITTEPKAHGATHNPFKKGYSSGGSSGGSAAAVASGIVPMAGGGDGGGSIRFPSAWCGTFGLKPSRGRNPMGPNLGEGWEGAVADHVITRSVRDSAAMLDAISGAEIGAPYVIAPPDGTFLQAAMRAPRKLKIALHQQPLIANTTVDKEVLAVLEQTAKQLESMGHEVVLAEPKINIEQFWHDFIVVVCAHTAFTIDNIEREFGADHVKNLEPQTYNMALLGRSLSAVDLAHAKHGWHHSQYQTGLLLEDYDMILCPTVPTPAVKHGVLPPSRMDEMMMRSTEVLNKGFNMGRYAFSSGMIEKLSAPVLGKMGFTLLGNVTGLPAMSVPVGMSKKGLPIGMQLIGRMNDEATLFSVAGEMERAGLFTKHAFEK, from the coding sequence ATGTTTAAAGAATATACTCAGTATGATGGGCTCGGCTTAGCAGCATTAGTCAATTCAGGTGAGGTCAGCGCAAAGGAATTACTAGACGCTGCTGTCCATCAAGCCAATCAAATCAACCCTAAGCTAAATGCCATTGTACATCGATTTGATGAGCGTGCTTACAATGCTGCGCAGGCAGGTTTACCTTCAGGTGTATTTACTGGCGTGCCGTATCTGCTAAAAGATTTATCATTTAGCTTCGCCGACGAACCCATTACGATGGGCAGTCGCAGCGTCAATATCATTTCGGAAAAAGACAGCGAAATCGTCAAACGGATGAAAGCGACAGGCGTTAATACCTTCGGCAAGACTAATACGCCTGAGTTTGGTCTGATTATCACCACTGAGCCAAAAGCGCATGGTGCTACTCACAATCCTTTTAAAAAAGGCTACAGTTCTGGCGGCTCGTCAGGTGGTAGTGCAGCAGCAGTTGCGAGCGGTATTGTACCGATGGCAGGCGGCGGTGATGGTGGCGGCTCGATACGTTTTCCATCTGCTTGGTGCGGTACGTTTGGGTTAAAGCCAAGCCGTGGACGTAATCCAATGGGCCCTAATCTTGGTGAAGGCTGGGAGGGCGCAGTCGCTGACCATGTGATTACGCGTTCAGTACGCGATAGTGCAGCGATGCTAGATGCTATTAGTGGAGCAGAGATTGGAGCGCCTTATGTTATAGCTCCACCAGACGGTACTTTTTTGCAAGCGGCAATGCGTGCACCGCGAAAGCTAAAAATCGCTTTGCATCAGCAGCCTTTGATAGCCAATACGACAGTGGACAAAGAAGTGCTGGCGGTACTTGAGCAAACAGCTAAGCAATTAGAGTCTATGGGTCATGAAGTAGTACTAGCCGAGCCAAAAATCAATATCGAGCAGTTTTGGCATGACTTTATCGTTGTAGTCTGCGCGCATACAGCATTTACGATTGATAATATCGAGCGTGAGTTTGGTGCTGATCACGTCAAAAACTTAGAACCGCAAACTTATAATATGGCACTGCTTGGGCGCTCATTGTCAGCGGTTGATTTAGCACACGCCAAACATGGCTGGCATCATAGCCAGTATCAGACGGGTCTATTGCTAGAAGACTACGATATGATTTTGTGCCCGACTGTACCTACGCCTGCGGTAAAGCATGGTGTACTACCGCCCAGTCGTATGGATGAGATGATGATGCGTAGCACCGAGGTGCTTAACAAGGGCTTTAATATGGGTAGATATGCCTTTAGCTCAGGCATGATAGAAAAGCTCAGCGCACCTGTATTAGGTAAGATGGGTTTTACGTTATTGGGTAATGTTACGGGGTTACCCGCGATGTCAGTACCCGTTGGTATGAGCAAAAAGGGTCTGCCAATTGGTATGCAGTTAATCGGGCGTATGAATGATGAAGCGACATTATTCAGTGTGGCGGGCGAGATGGAGCGTGCAGGTTTATTTACCAAACACGCTTTTGAGAAGTAG
- a CDS encoding DODA-type extradiol aromatic ring-opening family dioxygenase: MKYPKRATPNASKPSHQRDDHHSVQTPITAAAAWGNTSDVATNTSKLPALFISHGAPTLAIEQSATTSALARIGQNLPKPRAIVIMSAHWQSAKLEISSNPQPKTWHDFSGFSPELYDIQYPATGQPALAETLAQQLTARGITCSVNPVRACDHGVWAPLRHLYPEADVPIIQISLPQHYDSIACYQLGAQLAHLRDEQILVIGSGNITHNLQALRWEADSIDQAAKAFKQWLLQQLKIDIPTALDWQQYPNYKDIHPSDEHLLPLFFALGTGQRISVVHQSMAHHSLGMDIYRFD; this comes from the coding sequence ATGAAATATCCAAAACGTGCGACACCCAACGCCTCTAAGCCCTCTCATCAACGTGATGACCATCATAGTGTGCAGACGCCTATCACAGCGGCTGCCGCATGGGGAAATACATCTGATGTAGCGACGAATACATCTAAGCTACCAGCGCTCTTTATCTCGCATGGCGCACCTACGCTTGCAATTGAGCAGTCTGCGACGACCAGTGCACTGGCACGTATCGGTCAAAACTTACCTAAGCCACGTGCCATTGTCATTATGTCAGCGCATTGGCAGTCAGCAAAGCTAGAGATTAGCAGCAATCCACAGCCAAAGACGTGGCATGACTTTTCAGGATTTTCGCCTGAACTTTATGACATTCAGTATCCTGCTACAGGCCAGCCTGCACTGGCTGAGACACTTGCTCAGCAGCTGACCGCACGTGGCATTACTTGTAGTGTCAACCCAGTACGTGCCTGTGATCATGGTGTGTGGGCGCCGCTTAGACATCTGTATCCAGAAGCCGATGTGCCTATCATACAGATATCACTACCACAGCATTATGACAGTATTGCCTGCTATCAGTTAGGGGCACAGTTAGCACATCTACGTGATGAGCAAATTCTCGTCATTGGCTCAGGTAACATTACGCATAATTTGCAAGCATTGCGCTGGGAAGCCGACAGCATCGATCAAGCAGCCAAAGCGTTTAAACAATGGTTGTTGCAGCAACTCAAAATAGATATCCCCACGGCGCTCGACTGGCAGCAGTACCCAAATTATAAGGACATTCATCCAAGTGATGAGCACTTGCTACCGCTGTTTTTTGCATTAGGTACTGGTCAACGCATCTCTGTCGTTCATCAAAGTATGGCTCATCATAGTTTGGGTATGGATATTTATCGCTTTGATTGA
- the rlmH gene encoding 23S rRNA (pseudouridine(1915)-N(3))-methyltransferase RlmH, whose protein sequence is MKVRILTVGNKMPSWVQTGFDEYYKRIQPMLSTEIVEIAAAKRAKNPSDANLAQYREQEGQAILAAHNASSREQLWVLDVKGKMISTEGLADKLADGMLQGDDIALVIGGADGVSPEVLAKADAKLSLSALTLPHPLVRVVLMEQLYRAMSINNNHPYHRGN, encoded by the coding sequence ATGAAAGTAAGGATTTTGACCGTTGGCAATAAAATGCCTAGCTGGGTACAGACGGGTTTTGACGAATATTACAAACGCATTCAACCAATGCTAAGCACAGAAATTGTCGAAATTGCGGCAGCCAAGCGGGCGAAAAACCCTTCAGATGCCAATTTGGCGCAGTACCGTGAGCAGGAAGGTCAGGCTATATTAGCTGCTCATAATGCATCGAGCCGCGAGCAATTATGGGTATTAGATGTCAAAGGCAAGATGATTTCGACAGAAGGATTGGCTGATAAGCTCGCTGATGGCATGCTGCAAGGCGATGATATTGCCTTGGTCATTGGCGGTGCAGATGGTGTCTCGCCAGAAGTATTGGCAAAGGCCGATGCAAAATTATCACTATCAGCACTGACATTGCCGCATCCGCTAGTGCGCGTCGTACTTATGGAACAATTGTATCGCGCGATGAGTATCAACAACAACCACCCTTATCACCGTGGTAATTAA